A stretch of DNA from Actinomycetes bacterium:
GGCACCGAACCGGCCTGGTTCCGCCCGCCCTACGGCCTGCTGTCCGGGACAGCCGCCCTCGCGGCCCGCCTGCTCGGCCTCCAGCCGGTCCTGTGGACCACCGAGGGACGCGACTGGCGGGCCGAGGCGACCGCCACCAGCATCATCGCCGACGTGGCCGCCCACCTCGCCCCAGGCGCCACGATCCTGCTCCACGACTACGCGAGGAGCGGGTCGTGGCGGGCCACCCTGGAAGCCCTGCCCCGCCTGGCCGAACTGCTCCACCGCCGGGGCCTGGTCGCCGGGCCGCTCGCCGACCACGGGCTCGCCCGGCCGGGCTGACGCCGGCGCCGGCCTCAGCGCCAGCTCACCACCAGGCGGCCGCCCGACTCGGCCACCTCGGTACCCAAGGCCGCGCACGCCTGGTGGAACCGCCGCCGCACCCATGCCGCGTCCCGACCGCTGGCCAGGGTCGTGCGGCAGTAGCCGAGGCGGAGCGGGACCGCCTCCAGACGGACCGGGCCGCGTTGGTCGACCGTGACCAGGAACAGCAACCCCAGGTCGTTGCGGAGCCGGGCGTCGACCGCGTAGTCGTCGAGGAAGTCCCCCAGGTCGTAGAGCACCGGCCCCGCCACCCCATGGAACACGTGCGCGGAGTGGCCCGCGACCAGCGCCGCGCCCGCCCTGAGCAGCTCCGCGGCGCAGCGGCGGACGTATGGGAGCGGCGCCGTGGTCATGTTCGGGCCCCAGTGCGGGGTGACCAGCACCGCGTCGGCGTCCGCGTCGGCGTGCCGGACCGCGCCCGCGAGCCACCCTGGCACCCCTCGGGCGAGGTCGGCCCAGGCCACTCCGGGCCGACCAGGCCCGGCCGCGAAGTCGGCCGGGTGGTCGGTCACGCCGACCACCGCCAGGCGGAACCCGCCTGCCTCCAGCACCGCCGGGCGCCTGGCCCGGTCGGCGTCGGGCCCGGCCCCGACCACCGCGATGCCGGCCTGGCCCAGGTGGTCGAGCGTGTCGAGCAGGGCCTCGACGCCGAAGTCGAGCGCGTGGTTGTTGGCCAAGGTCACGCAGTCCACGCCCAGCCCCACCAGCGTCTCGACCGCCCGCGGCGGGGCCCGGAAGAAGAACGGCTTGCCAGGCGCCGGCCAGGGGCTGCCCCGCTCCGACACGCAGCACTCGAGGTTGAGCACGAACAGGTCGGCCGACCGCGCGATCTCGGCCACCTCGGGTGCCACGAGCACCTCCGGCGGCGTCCCAGCCAGGGCCGCCGCGACCTTGCGGCCGAGCATCGTGTCCCCGGCCAGGGCGAGAAGCAAGCCGGTACCTCCCCAGGGCGACCCGCTCCGGTCCGAGGTCGCTGCGGTCAGGACTGAGGCTCGCGCTGTGCGCCCCCGCCTCGACGAGTACCGGCGCCACGTCGAAGTGTAGCCAGGGCGGCACGAACCGGGAATCTGAGGACGGGAGGTGAAGGCGCCCGTGACGCGGCGCGGTGGGCGCCGACCGATGGGACAGGGTAAACGCCGCGGGACGAAGATCAGTAGAACTGCGCAGCTCGGTGTGGGCCGATGTGGCCATGGGTAGGTCACGACGCGAACACGCGCAGACAACCAGTAGACCCAGCAAGGGAGGTCGAGATGGACGTCGTGACGCTGCTCGGCACGCTGCTGTTCGTGGCGACGCTCGCCTATCTGCTTGCGCGCGCCTTCGTGCTCGTCGGCCCTCCCCGTTCCTACCGCTACCGGCGCTGACGCGACGACACGGTCGAGCGTACACGGCCAGGTCGGTCTCCCTGCGGTACCAGGTGGCCGAGAAGATCACGTCGCCCGGTTGGTAGACGCTGGCGATGTCCGGCTGGTGGACGCTGGCGACGCCGTCGCCGAAGGCGGTCGCCAAGGCCAGCCCTGAACGACCAGCGGCATGAGGGCGCGGCTGGACATCGAGCTCGGGCCCGCACCCCGAGGCCGCCCGCAGCCGCCGCCGGGTGAGGTCGTCAGCGACGGTGGGCTATCGGCCGATGAGCGCGGCCTCGACCGGGAAGGATCCACCGCCGGCTGGAACGGGAGCGGATGGCGTGGCTGGCGGGCCACTGGCCGTGCTGTGCTGGTCGTCTGGCTGGCTGAGCTGGCCTGGCGCTGGGGGCCAGCCGTGCCCGGACCAGCCGTTGTCGCAGTGAGGACAGGCACCGTTCAGCTCCCGCCCGCGCGGGCTGTGCCCGTGTGGCCAGCGACGGTCGGCAGCGGCGCCCACGGTGTTGCCCTCGACTGGGTACCCGGCGTCCTCCCAGTCGACCAGCCCACCCGCGTAGCACCAGACATTGCGGTAGCCGTGGGCGCTGAGGGCGTGGTAGGCGGCGGTGGTGTTGATGCGATGATGGTTGTTGGCGTAGACGATGATCTCGTCGTCGCGCTGGAGCTCGCGGAGTGCGCACCGGGGGCTGGGAAAGCCGAGCGAGCCGGGAATGTGCTTGGCGCGGAACTCCCAGGGGCCAACGGCCATGACCAGCTTCACGTCCTGGTTCGCGTCCAGCCTGCCCTTGAGTTCCTCTCGGGTGATCAGCTGCATCGGGTCCTGTCCTGTTCCTGTCCTGTTCCTGTCCTGTCGTGTCCGGTCCTGTCGTCCGGGCCGCTCGACGTCGGTGGGCCCTGTCCTGTCGCGTGGTCCACGCAACATCCCTGTCGCGCCGACCACGCAACATCGGTGCAGCAGCCGCCGGCCTTGTCGGTATCGAGATCGAGGACCCGTCGTGGATCCCCGCCTGCCAGGAAGAGCCAGGACGCCTTGCCCTGATACGTCGGCGGCAGGTGAAGCTGGCCCGCAGCGCCGATCGCGTCGCAGGCCGCCGTCCTGGTCGCCGTTGGAACCCCAGGTCGGGGAGGCCCCGGCCGGCCGGGCTGCAAGCACCGGCCGGCCGGGGTGGTCCCTCCCCTGACCGGGAGGCGGCGCTGCGACACCCGCCCCCCGGCTTCTCGCCTAGGCGCGAGCGACTGCGGCCAGGTCCATCGACCAGAAGAGCAGCGCCCAGGACGCCGATCGGACCTCGGGTGGGGGCGGGACCCTGACCAAGCGGCCGCCGTACTCCAGCGCAACAGGAGCTGGGCGGCCGCCTTGGCGGTCACCGCCAGGTCGAGGATGCTGATCTCGCCGTGCCTGGCGGTCATCGTCCAGGCCTTCGCCTGGGTCGCTCCATCAGGAGCAGTGGCGGGATGGCGAGCAACGCGGCTGCCACACCCATCCAGAGCAGGCTAGAGTTCATAGGTCGGCCTCCTGCGAGAGGTCGGCCACGCCCGGGGGAGAGCTGCAACTCTCGCCCCGGGCACCTAACGTCCGGGGCTCCCGGCCGTGCTGGTCGAGGCATTCTGCTACGCACGGACCCTTGACGCCAGTTGTGACGCTGCCGGCGCGGCTGACCGCCCGGCCAGGGTGGACCGGAGGCCGCG
This window harbors:
- a CDS encoding CapA family protein; protein product: MLLALAGDTMLGRKVAAALAGTPPEVLVAPEVAEIARSADLFVLNLECCVSERGSPWPAPGKPFFFRAPPRAVETLVGLGVDCVTLANNHALDFGVEALLDTLDHLGQAGIAVVGAGPDADRARRPAVLEAGGFRLAVVGVTDHPADFAAGPGRPGVAWADLARGVPGWLAGAVRHADADADAVLVTPHWGPNMTTAPLPYVRRCAAELLRAGAALVAGHSAHVFHGVAGPVLYDLGDFLDDYAVDARLRNDLGLLFLVTVDQRGPVRLEAVPLRLGYCRTTLASGRDAAWVRRRFHQACAALGTEVAESGGRLVVSWR
- a CDS encoding rhodanese-like domain-containing protein; its protein translation is MQLITREELKGRLDANQDVKLVMAVGPWEFRAKHIPGSLGFPSPRCALRELQRDDEIIVYANNHHRINTTAAYHALSAHGYRNVWCYAGGLVDWEDAGYPVEGNTVGAAADRRWPHGHSPRGRELNGACPHCDNGWSGHGWPPAPGQLSQPDDQHSTASGPPATPSAPVPAGGGSFPVEAALIGR